The Jaculus jaculus isolate mJacJac1 chromosome 3, mJacJac1.mat.Y.cur, whole genome shotgun sequence genome includes the window GGTGTGACTTCTCTGGTAAGTCTCATATAGCCTTATTTAAACATCTGCATTAAGAAGGAAAGAGTAGAAgttttgtatatacatatgtaacatGAAAACAGGCAAGGGACTActtaggaagaagaaggaaaagggagagaggagagcaaCATGAGCAAGGGAACTATGTAGTGGATATGGTCAAAGTACAGGGTATATCTAAACATAAATGTCATCAAGAAACCCGTGGCTTTATACAATGACTGTATGtcaataaatctttattttaaaaaaagaatgaacatgtaATGATATATCTGGATGACCACTTTATAGTCAATACCAgcatagtgtgtgtgtatttaggtgTACTTTAAGGCCACTTGACAttgaatttttgaaataaaataagtttactGCTATTTTGATCAATCACTAATCCTCATGAAATATAAACTACATGAGGCacacatgattacaaaatatcaaaattaaaagtaaaactttTCTGACTCTTACTGGCCATGCATCAATAAGAATTTTATTAAGTTATTACAAGgtaatgtataaaaatatttcccaGAAGGTTAGCAAATAGGTTTCTGTTTTGTAACTTATATTATTGTGCTAATAGGTCTTTAAGTGATAACACTGTTATCTGCTCTAATTGGTGCTGATTTTTCTTTCAGTGGACACCATTCCTGATACTGATGGGGACTGAAAACTACACAATTGTTACAGAGTTCCTTATTTTGGGATTAGCAGAGGATGCTACAGTTTgtgccattttattttctgtgtttctaGGAGTCTATTCTGTCACCTTAGTGGGTAATGTCAGCATAATCATGCTCATCAGGAAAAGCCCCAAGCTGCACACCCCAATGTACCTTTTCCTCAGCCATTTGGCCTTTGTCGACATTGGGTACTCCTCATCAGTCACACCAGTCATGCTCGTGGGCTTCCTCCACAAAGGAACTTCTGTCCCCGTGGCTGGCTGTGCGGCTCAGCTCTGTTCTGTGGTGACGTTTGGGACAGCTGAATGTTTCCTCCTGGCTGCCATGGCCTATGACCGCTACGTGGCCATCTGCTCACCCCTGCTCTACTCCACACAAATGTCCTCCAGAGTCTGTTTTCTCCTGGTGGGGGCTTCTTACCTTGGTGGAAGCATGAATGCTTGGATATTTACTGGCTGTCTATTAAACCTGTCCTTTTGTGGACCAAATAAAATCAATCACTTCTTCTGTGACTATTCACCACTCTTGAAGCTCTCCTGTCTTCCTGATTTGACTTCTGAAGTAATTCCAGCCATCTCTTCTGGGTCCATCATTGTGGTCACTGTGTTTGTCATTGCTCTGTCTTATGTCTACATTCTTTTCTCCATCCTGAAGATGCGCTCCACGGAGGGCCGCCAGAAGGCCTTCTCCACCTGCACCTCCCACCTCACTGTGGTCACTCTCTTCTTTGGGACCATCACGTTCATTTATGTGATGCCCAAGTCCAGCTACTCCACTGACCAGAACAAGGTGGTGTCTGTGTTCTACACGGTGGTGATCCCCATGTTGAACCCCCTCATCTACAGCCTGAGAAACAAGGAGGTTAAAGAGGCCATGAGAAAATTGATGGCTAAAATTCATTGGTGGTTCTAAATGATCAGAATTTACTAATAAAAAGTAAGGACCTCTCTTGCAGGTGAAAGGAAAATGTTTAATTACATTCAACATTATCTATATAATATTATAGACATATGTTTTATTATCTAATTATCAAGAAAATTTTGcggcactagagagatggcttagcagttaaggctcttgcctccaaagcctaaggacccatgttcaactccccagatcccaattaagccagatgcacaaggtgaaatatacacaaggttgcacatacacacaaggtggtgcacacgtctagagttcgattatagtggctggaatccttgtgtgtcaattctcttaaaaaaataaataaatttttgtgtaAAAATAATGTTGATTTGCTACGACAGgagcccttatttattttctattcatgTTTTAAATCAAAATTTGTAATCTTATTTCTCTTCCCCCTCACTTTAATTTGGCTGAGAGTCTTTCCTGGTTGCTTTATTGATATTCATTATGGGGACTAAGCAGTGTCAGCCAGTTACTGCAGGGAGGGGGGATATAGTTCATCAGGCTATATCCACCTACCCTGattctcttacaatctttctgccccctgctcctctatgttccctgagccttggtgggcttgatagaaatctgatttagtgATGAGTGCAATACAGGCTTCTCTTACAGGTGAAAGGGAAATGTTtacatttataattataatattgtaGACATAAATTTTATAATCTCATTATCAGGAAAAGTCATTGTAACCACGATGTTGATTTGCTAAGATAGGAATccttggtaactttttttttatctccCCCCCATTATGTTTTGCACTtataaaacaaagtatttttacaTCAATTCTGTGAAATCTGAATGCctttaaaattctaattttgGAAGTGTCTAGAATTCCTTGAATGAGAATAGCATTGTCATCCAAAAGCATTCTGTTCACGCTGTTTAGCTGTCTGAGGATGGAAGTTGTGCAGTTGTGCAAGTAATTGGAAATCTGCTGTTACCTGTAACCTCAGCCTGACCAACACGAATCCTCTGTGGTGTGTGGGCTTGACCCATTTAACTCAGGAGATACCTGAAAGCAGCCCGTAGCTACAAACTCTTTTAGGAATCTGTTGCACCAAACCTTAAAGGATGTACTCATGAACATCCCAGCAGGGACGTTCTAATTGGGATGACCTCACTCCTATGGAGATGAAGTAGGGATACTGTTTTCTTTGCTCATTTCAATATTAGAAATTATACTGCAACTTTCTGTAGTGTCTTTTAAACAATTTACTTTCTTATTGACTCAGAAACTGAAACTTCTTATTACACATATTATTACACAAACATAAAATTGTGTTTATTATACATAATTTCGCTGGAAATATTGCAAGTCTTGAGGAAATTTCTCTTGaataagatgattttttttaatttttaggatTTAAAATGATTTGTGTTATTATGAATCCTGGCAGTGCTTATGCCTTTTCTTGTCTTTACtttgtaaatacatttttaaccaaaagtataattttttaaattcccaatttttttctttaataaaaatatagtcGTGAGATTACTCTCAATACATATCATATTTCATGATTTGACTACTTAATTATCAACAATTTTTCTACAGTCTTTAATGTTTAGTTATATTTCCTTAAGTGTTGGAAAAAATAGCCCTCACATTCATGGATATCTGTATTTCACGTGTTTTagtaggtttcttttttaaagtaggcTTTTGAAACTGAAAGTTTGGTTGCATTCTCCAAAATCTGCTTCTGCAGCCTATTCAAATACTATTTAAATATCAAATaatgtaaattaaataattttatgttcAAAACAAGAGGAGGTGTAAGTCTTCCCTGAACTTTCCCAAGGGGTTTAGAGTGTATATATAAAAAAGCAtcactgggctagagaggtggcttagcagttaagcacttgcctatgaagcctacggacataagccagatgcacaaggcgttgcatgtatctggaggtcatttgcagtggttggaagccctggcatgcccattctctctctgtcactctgtctttctctctctgtgtctgcctgtcactctcaaatttaaaaaaaacacacaaaaatattttaaaaagcattgttATGATAGAACATGAAGTATAGTCTAGTATGaaggagaatgagaatatggggtGAATATCAACAGATTGTGAATTTGATACATTAGAGTTCCTACTATGATTAAGTGGTTTTTGAAGTGTAGTCACTATAGGTGTGAGTTCAGAGTCCTAGAGATTCCCTAAATTAAATTTGTCATTACTTACATGTTTTATTCAGTCCATGGACCATATCCTACTGAACCTTAGTCTATCAGGTCTTTGGGATGCAGATGATCAGTGTGCTAAAGCCCCGGTGATAGAGATTTCATGTTTATCACGCAGTCATCCATCCATGAACTCATCTCTCTACCCGACACACATGAAATCGTATAAAACCATTTATGTTACAGAAAGGAATGTCCTAACCCTAATCTTAATGTGATGACTAAAGAGGTACAGGAGGTAGAAAACAAGAATTGATGTTTATATTCACAAGTGCTAAAATGCAGATGTATGGAAGGTGGCATAAAGGCACACAGGAGAAGTGGTCTTACCTGGGAAGGCACCATCTTGGTAGTCTCCTCATATTCTTATAGAGACCTTGGTGGGATACTTTTCCATATGCATCTCCATATTAACTTTTCTTTGAATTTGCTCTCACCGAATTATTCAGGCTGCTATCACTGTTAAGTACCTAACTAGAGCATTTCAGTTAGGCCCTGGCATAACAACATCTCCCACAGGTTCAACTGGCCATCTAGTGGCAGGTTGATTCCTCCTGATGAATCTAAGAGATAAAAACGGCTAGTTTGGCTTGTCGTCTCGCAGAATTGTTAAACATAGTGCTGCAgccagattcgcattgctggtagaaatcacccaaccaagagcagcttatgggaaaatgattcattttggcctccagactcaaggggaaactccatgatggcaggggaaaacaatggtatgagcagagggtggacatcacccccctggcccacataaggtagactatagaaacaggagagtgtgccaaacacggcatgggaaaactggccataatacccataagtcccaacccaacaacacactgcctccaggaggcactaattcccaaatctccatcatctgggaacctagcattcagaacacctaattttatgggtgacacctgaatcaaaccatcacacatgcCTTCAACAAAACTGTAAGTCAGAATGCATGCTCTCAATTTacaagaagagggagagacactCACATTAAATTACATACCATATTAGTTTTTTTATTGGTGCTATAAGGAATAACTAGAATTCAGTAGCTTGAGAAAGTACAGATAAACTATATCCCAGTTGTGAATGTCATAAGCCTAACCTAGCTCTCACTGGGTTACAATAAGGAAGTTAGTAGGGCTAGGCTAAAGGATGGAGGAtgcaagagaaaataaattttatctctttttaaGATTCTAGAAGCTACTACCTTGGTTTGTgaccttctttctctgtattcaaAACCAGCGAAGTTGCATGTCTTGTATCTGTTTTAGTACATAGTCTCTTGATTGCCACTCTTCAGGCACCGTCATGTACTTTTAAAGGTATTTGTGGTTCTATAGGACCCAGTTGTGCCGTCTGTTTTGTCAGCTGAATAACAACCTTAATATCATCCACAACCTGAATTCCCATTTCCCAAGTATCCTCACATATTGCTCATTGTCAAGATTTTTTCTTAGGCATCTTGGGAAAGGATTATTATGCCTAACATATTCATCAATAAAGGATATTTTACTTAGTATAAACTGTAGTCATCAGAAACCTTCTTTCTAAGAATCACTTCTGCCAAGCTATTCATAATTAGAATTCAACATTTTGTAAAATAAGCACCAAAAAAACCGCACAATTCTTAAGTACATAATTAATAGCTGCTAATAAGAGAATAAGTCTGTGAAAATCAAGCAGTCATTATGACACTGATTACCATATACTCCCAAATTCCCTTATATTATCCTCTAGTTAAACTTTTATTCTACCCTTCAGAGGCATCCATTAACCTGATTATTTTTCACCGTgcattaataataaattttaatacaAATAGTTGAACAGTATGCCCTTCTTGTAATATTTCTTTTAGTTAAAGTGTTCTTTAACTTATACATATTGTATTATATATCAAACATATACTGCCCTGTGTTGCTAAGTATATTTGGTTTTGTGAATATAGCAACACATTTGACACTTCTTCTATGACTGGAGACGTGAGCCATTTCcattttattgttaaaaataattctgactcatctcatttccttagaagtacgtgctcaaccatgtttattgctgctcaatttataatagctgggaaatggaaccagcctagatgtccctcaactgataagtggataatgaagatgtggcacatttatacaatggagttctactcagcggtaaagaaaaatgaagttatgaaatttgaagaaaaatggatggatccggaaaggattatactaagtgaggtaacccaggcccagaaagccaagcgccacatattctctctcatatgtggatcctaggtacagatgactgggcttctgcatgagaatgaaaatacttagtagcagaggccagtaagttaaaaaggagacataaagggaagagaaaggaagggaggaggatacttaataggttgatattgtatatatgtaattacaatgattgtaatggggaggtcatatgatggagaatggatttcaaatgggaaagtgtgggggtgggaagggagggaattaccatgggatatattttataatcatggaaaatgttaataaaaattaaaaaaaaataattctggttTTAGGtagaaatacatgaaaaaagaataaaaattaattagaaaaaaataacaccaagtttttcttttaaatgaacaATACATGAGAttcaccaataaaaataaaactcaaatcaTAAAGATCAGAGGTGAAATAGAGAGTATGAAAAAGATTGTTTAGCTGTGTCAGGGTGATGAAGACAGATGCACCAAAGCAGAATTTtaaaagctgctgagagctcaacactaaagtatacTTAAAGCACACCACCCAAGTAATTTCATacaagaggggacagaaagaatgtaagagccacagtgagGGAGGGACTATTCCCTCCCCCAAAAATGATGGACTCCTGTTCTCACAATTCACATCCCACacccccatggtgaataccagcaatcccactaaggagggccctcagtggaatgagaaaTGATGGGACCAATACATGATGgatccatataaagtttctacttaataataaaaaaaatggttagGGAGGAAACTTCTCCTGTGTCTCATGATAGTTAAATGCCTCATTTGTGTTAAAACATTctcttttaaatgttatttatttttggggagggaggaatgggggacaagcatgggtatgccatggcctgcAGATGCAACTCAACTCCAGAGGTATGAGACACCTtatatatctgcctttacatgggtacagagggatcaaacccaggctggcaagctttgcaaacaagcacttttaaccactgaaccatcacctcAGCCCTGGGTAAACATTATTGAAACTGCAATTGGGTTCTTCCTGCTTTATCAGAAGTGAAGTTGCCAGGGAGAGGAGGATCCTAGCCACAACATATGCATACTGTGAAAGGTTTGCATCCTTAAACAACTCTGGTTCTGGattaaaatcaaaggaaaatatatgtatttttctaaGATACTATTTACCTCTTAAGGATAATAACTTTAAAGGAAGAGAATTTGACCATACCATtccaaaatgttattttaaaatgaatttaaaaattgatttcagaATATGCTTATTAAAACAACA containing:
- the LOC123459369 gene encoding olfactory receptor 480-like, which produces MGTENYTIVTEFLILGLAEDATVCAILFSVFLGVYSVTLVGNVSIIMLIRKSPKLHTPMYLFLSHLAFVDIGYSSSVTPVMLVGFLHKGTSVPVAGCAAQLCSVVTFGTAECFLLAAMAYDRYVAICSPLLYSTQMSSRVCFLLVGASYLGGSMNAWIFTGCLLNLSFCGPNKINHFFCDYSPLLKLSCLPDLTSEVIPAISSGSIIVVTVFVIALSYVYILFSILKMRSTEGRQKAFSTCTSHLTVVTLFFGTITFIYVMPKSSYSTDQNKVVSVFYTVVIPMLNPLIYSLRNKEVKEAMRKLMAKIHWWF